A single region of the Myxococcales bacterium genome encodes:
- a CDS encoding penicillin-binding protein, which yields MALLIVVGGFVPPQVWAVPGGAEIPEAERLSPLEVPHDFNPSAYTVRDGQLVVSTDSAEVLLTLSAPLQREIEALLARYEVPAAGVVVMEPKTGKILAYVNHQSTSLVGVGDMVRSAEAPAASVFKIVTAAALIDKGVLPSTEICYGGGYHRLTGADLKDDPRRDRACATFSDAMGQSINTIFAKLAVRHLDAERLKRYASAFGFGHRLPFDVPLQPSAIDIPVEELEFARAAAGFWHTQLSPLHGALLAATVANQGRMPRAHIIQSVRYPCGEMAVLRDAAPFRAVISEDTARTLAQMMTRTVSKGTAFRAFHDSEGKPFLPGIDVAGKTGSLSASDPYRAYSWWVGFAPAEAPSYVISALIVNSPTWRIKASLVARESIRMAMQAQSGAALASANP from the coding sequence ATGGCTCTCCTTATAGTGGTAGGAGGGTTTGTTCCGCCACAGGTTTGGGCAGTCCCAGGAGGCGCCGAGATACCCGAGGCCGAGCGCCTATCCCCCCTCGAGGTGCCCCACGACTTCAATCCTTCGGCCTACACGGTGAGGGATGGACAGCTGGTGGTATCAACCGATTCGGCCGAGGTGCTGTTAACCCTCTCAGCGCCGCTACAGCGCGAGATCGAAGCGTTATTGGCACGCTACGAGGTGCCGGCTGCCGGGGTCGTGGTAATGGAACCCAAGACCGGAAAGATTCTTGCCTATGTCAATCACCAAAGCACGTCGCTGGTGGGTGTGGGCGACATGGTGCGAAGTGCCGAGGCGCCAGCGGCGTCCGTATTTAAGATTGTCACCGCCGCGGCTCTTATTGATAAGGGTGTCCTTCCGAGCACCGAGATCTGCTACGGCGGCGGTTATCACAGACTGACGGGAGCAGACCTCAAGGACGATCCCAGGCGAGACCGCGCCTGCGCCACGTTTTCAGACGCCATGGGTCAGTCGATCAACACCATTTTTGCAAAGCTCGCGGTACGTCACCTCGATGCTGAACGTTTGAAGCGCTATGCCTCGGCGTTTGGTTTTGGTCATAGATTGCCCTTTGATGTACCGTTGCAGCCAAGCGCGATCGATATACCTGTTGAGGAACTCGAATTTGCGCGCGCGGCAGCGGGGTTTTGGCACACACAACTCTCGCCTCTGCATGGCGCCCTGCTGGCAGCGACGGTGGCTAACCAGGGCCGAATGCCGCGTGCGCACATCATTCAAAGTGTGAGATATCCCTGTGGGGAGATGGCCGTTTTACGTGACGCCGCGCCGTTCAGAGCAGTCATCTCTGAAGATACGGCAAGAACGCTCGCGCAGATGATGACTCGCACGGTCTCGAAGGGCACCGCATTCCGGGCGTTTCATGACAGCGAGGGCAAGCCCTTTCTTCCGGGCATCGATGTCGCGGGCAAGACAGGCAGCCTGAGTGCTAGCGATCCCTACCGCGCGTACAGCTGGTGGGTGGGGTTTGCCCCGGCCGAAGCCCCTAGCTATGTCATCTCTGCGCTCATCGTGAACTCTCCGACATGGCGCATCAAAGCATCTCTTGTTGCGCGTGAGTCGATACGCATGGCGATGCAGGCACAATCGGGCGCGGCTTTAGCAAGCGCGAACCCTTAG
- a CDS encoding GGDEF domain-containing protein yields MSYDERTTNPSKTVVTVITSAPKRGGVDHQACLVVIYGDDLGRRVPLGADPVSIGRSSKCDIQVDQDNVSRTHARVVQQGQEYVISDLGSTNGTSVNHTFVNEVALKDGDQIKIGGTILKFIKGDNVEVQYHEEIYRLMTVDGLTDVYNKRYFSEELEKEMSRSRRYQRIFSLLLFDIDHFKQINDTYGHLAGDAVLRQIADLVRSRIRRDDSLARIGGEEFGILLPEVGQKGAAELAEKLRRLVETKVFAFEGLKLSITISLGVAEWQPSITNEQMLIKTADEKLYEAKRAGRNQTKA; encoded by the coding sequence GTGAGCTACGACGAACGCACGACCAATCCAAGCAAAACGGTCGTTACGGTCATCACCTCGGCTCCCAAAAGGGGCGGCGTGGACCATCAAGCATGTCTGGTGGTCATCTACGGAGATGACCTGGGGCGACGTGTCCCGCTCGGGGCGGACCCGGTCAGCATCGGACGTTCGTCGAAGTGTGACATTCAGGTTGACCAGGACAATGTTTCGCGCACCCACGCGCGCGTGGTGCAGCAGGGGCAGGAGTACGTCATTAGTGATTTGGGTTCCACCAATGGAACGTCTGTCAACCATACGTTCGTCAATGAGGTGGCACTCAAAGACGGTGACCAGATCAAAATAGGCGGAACGATCTTAAAGTTCATTAAAGGCGATAACGTCGAGGTGCAGTACCATGAAGAAATCTATCGATTGATGACCGTCGATGGCCTCACCGATGTCTATAACAAGCGCTACTTTTCGGAAGAGCTCGAAAAGGAAATGTCTCGCAGCCGACGATATCAGCGTATTTTTTCGTTGCTGTTGTTTGACATTGACCATTTCAAGCAGATCAATGACACGTATGGCCATCTGGCTGGGGATGCCGTGTTGCGACAGATAGCCGATCTTGTTCGATCCCGGATTCGACGTGACGATTCTTTGGCACGAATCGGGGGCGAAGAGTTTGGCATTCTGTTGCCAGAGGTCGGTCAAAAAGGTGCTGCCGAGCTGGCCGAAAAGCTCCGCCGGCTGGTGGAGACTAAGGTGTTTGCATTTGAGGGCCTCAAGTTGAGCATCACCATCAGCTTAGGGGTGGCGGAGTGGCAACCGTCGATCACCAACGAGCAAATGCTGATTAAGACCGCCGATGAAAAACTCTACGAAGCCAAACGTGCGGGGCGCAACCAGACAAAGGCGTGA